In Gymnogyps californianus isolate 813 chromosome 12, ASM1813914v2, whole genome shotgun sequence, the genomic window GAATTGGGATTATAGAATTTTTGGCTCAATAAAATCAAACTAGAGAAGGCTGCTTTGCCTGGGGAAGTCTaacttttcagtgtttgaagaCTGCTTTTATTCAAGTATACTAACACTGGACCAAAGCCACATGCCCTTACAATATCTCCAAAATGTGCGTGGGAAAAGGGAGACGAGGAAAGAGTGAGGTAAACTTATGTCATCAAGATTTCTGTGAACTGAGTTAAAATCCAAAACcggaaaaaaattgttctctGGATTCAGGTCAACCACACAGGTCAAATATCCTGAGAAGTAATctagaaaaattaattcctgctgaaaaagaaacttccCAAGAAACTTTTTGCACACTTGAATAGAAACCTGTGCATGCTCCCTTAATTATACCCAGCTTTGGTATTGCAGCCCTCTCTTGTCTACTAACATAAATTATCCTTTCACTCCCCTATGGTGTTAGGTCCCATTATATGTCTACCTCAGGAGGGCTTCTTCACATGTATATACACTAGATCTGTGTCATGGAGCACTTCAACATTCTCTAATTCACCAGCTGTCTATCTTCATTCTAGCTAAAACTCTACAGTagatgagaaggaaataaaaaaataaaataaaccccccaaaccaacaaccactttttttttgtaggtcTGTCCACTCTTCTGCAAGTGTGACTGAGGCCATTAAGTCTCTTGCTTGTGATTACAGTGCCACAAATTTCAAAGCCACGCCAAAGGTATCTAAAAGGTAAGGGTTTTCTGGCTTGttcttaataaataattttgttaaataCCAAGACACTATATATCTACATTAATATCAATCCAGATATTAATCAATCATCATCAATCTAGATTTAATAGATCTTCATAATCTGCCACTAAATTTGGTAGCTGGTATGTGAACCAGTCACACCTCCTGCTTTGATTGTGGGTGTTAACTTACGTTCTCATGGAGGTACAGGATTTGATGTCATAACTaagccagtttaaaaaaaaaaaaacaaacaggtttAGAATATAAATTCTACTCCCACCCACTGTTGTTTAAAGGTGTAGCTTACAGCTTAAACTAATTCTCAGAGCCGAAGCTTGATTAAAATGTTCACCAatactgctgtgttttaaaaaaaataaaaataaaccaaacccCCAAAGAACCCCAACCACAGAAACTGACAATCAGTTCTTTGCGTAGCGACCAGTTAAGGTTTTCAGTTATTATCATTCTCCATACACtatagggttttgttttggcagAAGTCATCAGCTGAAGTGAGGGGGTGAAAAACTTAGTAACTTAAATGGGTCATGAAACCAGCAAGTAGCTTAGTTTCACCTTGGCCTGCTATAAATTTCACAGGCTTGTTGCCATGCAGAAGATACCCAAATCTTACAGTTTTGGAGTGTAGTAAGAACAATTGTATCATGAAAGCAGCTTAGGAGTTTTGTATGGCATCAGGCATGCCCTATACCTCTGAAAGCTGGCAGCTTTAGTATTTCTTGATATCTCCCTCTGTAGTAGACAGATGCAGCACACATCTTATCTTAATCCGAGGCATGAAGTTTCCTCTTTCCAAAACTATAAGCATTCACTGTTGATATTGGAGAGTGGATATTCTTGTTAGTGGTCCAAATGTCAGCTTGCTCACTGGGCTGTAACAGGCTTAAAAGGTTACTGCAGTGTTTCAGGGTCATAAAAAGTTATTTGTGGTGCTAGTAAATGCTGCTGATGGCTGGATTTCCTGTAGTCTTCtggcagaactggaaaaatttAAACATGACTGCCTTTCTATTAGGTATGTTTGCTACTACTTGCATTTGCTTCATGCTTGAAAATTTTCTGCAGAGCATAGGAAGTTAACCTCAGAGTagcatttttattgtattctAGTGCTGGACTACAACAGGCTGTCTCAAGAACTGTACCTACCAGTGGAAGAGTTCAAGGCATGTTACTAAGAAGTAAATCAGTACCCCAAGACAAAACTGTTCCGTTTGTAAACATTCCCCTTGCTGATGGACAGGtatcaaacctttttttttttaaaaaaaaaacattttcatcttaCAGTAGTTGATAAACTGTGAATAGTCTGACAGTGATAGCTCTTGCTATCCCTAAATGAGTTGCTgctaaacaaaaggaaaaaaggttacTAAAGTTTTGCAGTGTAGCAGGGAAGCAcatgattttcagaaaagctggcCATGCAAGTAAAAACTTTCAGAATAGTTTTTATCTTAACTGTTTCTCTTCATGTTTAGACACTCTGTACGGCTGGTGGAGACCTCCATAATATTGATGTGCAACTACTAAATCAAGATACAGTACAGCATATTCATAACTTAGTGGTAAGCTTAAACTAGTAGGCTTATGTATAAATATTCAGACACCTAGTCTCAGGTTTTCATGTGAGATACTGTCATGAATGCAAATTCTAAGTGCTTTAACTCTTCTGAGGTTAAGCCTAAATTGGTTGGCATAAATTGGAGGGAGGAATAGGGCAAGGGAGGAACAGGGAGGGGAGAACTGCTGCACACAGATAACGTGTAAAAGTAAATGCACTTAAATAAGCATGTGCAGTTTGGTAATTGCCTGGGCAACAACAGCAGCATAAACTCTTCCTTCTAGATTGCTCTGGTGTCTCTCCTACCATGTGAGCAAACTGCCATTCTCTCTCTCATATTCACAAAGGCTTACAAAGCTACAGCTAAGTTTTGATTCTTGTTATAATCTCTCTATTATTCTATGTGCCTTGCTGAGTAAGAACTATACTCCTGTTCATTCTCTGCTGCAATGGAATAGTAACTGCCTTACCTTTGGTTACGGAAGTAAATGGTTTTGAAGCAGAATGAAGTTGAACAGAACTTTGTAGCACATAGTGCCTGACTCTTCTGAAGATGAGGGTACCTGGGCTTTTGGATGAAGTAACATGCAGCACTAGAAATCTATCTAGACATATGAAATATTAATCAGTTTACAGTCTTGCAGGTGTTCAGACTTGAATGCAGCTATATGAGTTAAGCTAGAGGTCTGGAaggtgttttgtattttataacatGGACCGCCTCTGTAGGTAGAGAATGGGGGAGTGCTTGCCCACTGCTTGCTTTAGCAAtaatgactttttcttcttccaagttCTGTTGGGTAGCTTGAACTAAAATGAATTTTCCCCCCCTTAGAGTGAGCTGACTGTACTATGTGGAAAGGCAACAGCTAAACCAAGTTAATGGAACTGTCTTGTGACTACAGAATATTCATGACAGCTCTTGCTTGCTGCCTCTGAAGTGTTTAGAGAATGTCTATAATGTCTTAATAAAGCTGTATACTGCtcagtaaacatttttatataaaagctTACAATGTGATGTGTATTAAGTTCCTGTTATCTCTGTGAAGGATataaaagtggaagaaaataattctacCTTTTCAACTTTTATAAAAAAGGCTTAGTTAACATCTAACCTCAGTTCACAGTAAAATGAACAGTGATAGGTTGTATGTAGGAAATAAGTTTTAACTCTGATATTGTaaataggacttttttttttaaataactattcATAAGTATAGAGCTCTCTAATGTCATTCTTCCATGCATGCCACAAGCAGAATGTAGTGTTGGTTTACTACTCATGTTTAGTCTTCCCAGTATCAATATCCTTGAATCTAACTCTGGAATTAAGCTGATGTGCAAGTTTCTAAATTCTTGAATAGAATTTTAAGGCATGTAACTTCAGTTCTGTGGTGGCATGTATAAATCTGACACAGGACTTATTTCCAGTCTTGTGCTGTGACATGACAGTAATGAGCAAGATGACAGGTAGTAACCCAGAGTTACTGTAATTTGTGGTGTCAACCCAATTTTTCTAGTATTTAGGTACTTTTGTGTAACTTGTAGGAAAGGCTTTTAACATCTTTTCAGGTCAAGATACCAGTCCAGCAGTCACTCTACTGTGAGTGCTGTAGTATTTTCAGAACTTGAGGATGCACTTGGCTTTTACTCTGCCAGTGGTGAtttcaattaaatgttttcactgtGGTAAAGGATGGTATGAAAGACTCCTACACTCTTAAAACATTAGTTTAAGAATGAAATCTAcattagtttttcttctgttctgcttctaCCCTTAAGGAAACAAAGGTCATGAGtttcaaataaggaaaaaagcaagctttccaAGGCATGGGAGACAAAACTGGTAAAGAACATGAAGTTAAAACACTATCAAACCTAGATTAAAACTATGCTCTCACTCGGTAAccagaaaatacaggaataaaCCTCTCATTCAGATGACACATGAAATTTACAGAACATTGATGAATAGTGAGTTCTGTAACTCAGGAGTTTAACCTGAATTAATATCCATTTTCCCTTAAATTGATAAGAGCATCACATCAATGTGGTATCAGCTTTTGATCATTGCAGACAAATGGACATTTCAATATGAATGATTTAACTATTCATTCCCATCCTACACTAAGGTAACCAAAATTGCAATGCAGTACTGAAACCTGCgtttttttgaatttttggAAAAGTTACAGGGTTAGGCATGCTTTTCAAGACAGGCCAATGCACCTTTGTTTAGGTATGGTGGTAGTCCTATTACAAAAATAGCTGCTAGTGTTTAATCCAGCCTGTTCttgttaaagtattttctgagtTGCAATTTAGAGATTAGTAGTAGCCTTTTAGTCACAAAAAAGCTGAGAGCTGGGAAAGTGTTTCTGGGCCCTGACACAAAGGGCAATTTCAGAGGATGTACACTGTAATGAAGCACAAGGACTCTTCAATCAACTGAAGTCATTCTTATGAGTTGTCACCAAGTGAGGAAGCCTCCAGAACTCCATTTATATCTACAGTGTTCCTTTTACATACAATTAAATGCCCCACACCTCCTTTACAGTGATTGTTCAAACTTCATACTTGCATCAGCCTAAGGCTATAGTAGGTGGTTATGGGTTAATaactaaaatacaattttcctATTACATCCTATTTAGAGGGCTGAGAAATTGCTGCATATGAACAGGTAAGTCTTTgacatgtttcattttttcaaacagCAGTAATCTTTCTTCCACTGATTACTTCTAACTTCTTTGCAAAcctatttttcaaaagaacacaGCCTCATCTTTTATGTGAGCAAGAACCACACCACTGTCGGTATCTTATGAACAAATACTCATTGTGAACACCTTGGTAAATTAAATGCACTCAAGAGGACAGATAAGACTTTCTATGAGAGTCAACTTTAGGTCAATTTTAGTGACTGTATATGCAGAAATAGATATATCACAAAATAAGCTAGATGACTTcctgagtttttttcctttcagcttccTGAGgccaatattaaaaatacaaaaagtgtCAACTAAAAAATGGTTCTAATACAGTTCTGGtgatcacattttctttctcccccaaCATACAGAATACTCATTTGTTTACAGTACCACCTCTAACATAAATACTTCAGTTGCAGCTG contains:
- the LOC127020984 gene encoding borealin-2-like isoform X2, which encodes MKKELDSLLQTAEKAFTVELLKMPVAIRKMKRKDLLITDLQGGEEVALAAAVTDCSLEDIPNPKLVRTNSKKVKVTTIVEYEDAKHISAKKISKKVSKTKSLVSLASGLNSKLNPLSRSVHSSASVTEAIKSLACDYSATNFKATPKVSKSAGLQQAVSRTVPTSGRVQGMLLRSKSVPQDKTVPFVNIPLADGQTLCTAGGDLHNIDVQLLNQDTVQHIHNLVSELTVLCGKATAKPS